A window of Gossypium hirsutum isolate 1008001.06 chromosome D13, Gossypium_hirsutum_v2.1, whole genome shotgun sequence genomic DNA:
AATGCTACATAATTTTATTtggatgaaatattaaaaattctagtTTGATTATGtctaaatagttaaatattatgtattaatttatgattttatattacAATGTaagtgatatttttaattttatatattgttttcttCCTTACATTATTTTGCTATAACTCAATAACAAtgagaaatattttatattttaatatatatttacatttaataaTACGAAATGCTCATcaagaaaatgataaattttaatgagTAAAAAAGTATACATGgtagatgaaattttaatatttaaaaaatcaattttttaaagaaacactagacattaaaaatacataaataaagttaattaagttttagtttaaTTGGTATAGATATTGTTGTTAATGTAGAAATATTAAGTTCGAGTGTATTGAAATACATTATAATTAAGGAGGAGTTATAAATAGTATTAGAATTTGTGTAAAAAGTAGTAGATATAAGCTGAAATTGGGGTCATTAAAACTCTTATATTGACTAATTACTTCGTTGGATATTTGCAGCGGAAGAAAGCCCTTTAGGTTGTGTGGCGGCCCATGAAAATTGGACAGTCAATGAGCTCATAAAATGAGCCCATACAATGCCACATTGAATTACATGGGAGCTAAAATAAGAATTAGGTGGGGAAATTACCAATAaaagtctttttttttcaaaatttactgaaatgagttggtttttttattatttaccggaatggtccattttccaGGAAATCTCGTCCACGTCAatgcgatgtcagggtacgtgtcaggacattgcgtccacgtcagagcgacctgctgacgtggacgcgatgttcgccgcgcgtgaacagtaccccaacggtaaaaaatttGACCGGtccccccaacggtcaaaaaacaaaaaactataaataccctccacccctttttttttcacaaacaaatcctatCTAATATTTCCTCTctaatcctctcaatttccttccaaaattctctcaatttccttccaaaattctctcaaacccatatttaatttcaaattcctctcaatttccttccaaacttctctcaaatccatatttaatttcaatttcccctcaatttcattttttaaaataattttaaataattttatattttttttaaataattttaattttttatattttcatcaatggccggatcattgattcatcttgataggaatcacatatcggtggagcaaatgaaaatggtaagtattaaatttaatttttaaatattatttaagattttttatttatgtatttttaagataattattaatttattatttgttataaaagtctgcaGATTGGTTATTGGAATAGGCATCATCTgctgacagatcgacattatgcatgtgggctggaggtgagaatgctctgaatcgtggattttcttcatcatctgaactcctttcagcatcttcaccttctgttggaataggctccggttcagaaaataatctcacttctgcaccatccggcccgggctctcgaggtggatccacatcggagtcatcttctaacccacaatcatctgcagcgtacgacgTCCCCTCACTGGTTGACGTCGTAGGTAGTatgtcatcccttcttctgggcatttgataacgtccccaattggatgtagattgacatccactagaacttgatgcagttccccagtacgtatttccagcaacAAACGTCGAGCTACCGACGTACATGTCTCATCCACCGATAGAGTGTCTTGCGGGagatgtgcattcgacaccgctaccgaacatgggttgttccgtattttgtaacccgctaaccgagtgtcggccaggggtcgtgtatacatctcaaACACCGGACGGACGTACATCAGTTGgcgacgtaaattgtacatataacgcaatataagttgctccgctagcaagatgagtctgcaccattgcctccaagctacgagcaccttttatgttgaacgagtcatatgtcaccggatcaacataagaacaaaatcgatacgtgattaacagaactttcattggcgtcgttccaaagattttacgcctaattcttttacgaagttctgtcaaatctatgttctgtttaaatgacagtcgcaccgtattctccgacaaaaaaacaacaccattctcggtgtggaaaacctcaccatcgtagttaataacagcactaatatgttcactcattttgaaactctaactttcttagcctctctaaattgtttctgctatgacttatgcattctaagaacattttctgcctaatttatagcctcagcccaaacttgctactgtagcaaaatcacGTTCACAAAGGTgtgatttcacaatttcttctcaaatagcatcctggtagaagcgattttatactatttgctcagaaacgtcaaaaaaatttatttcttacACGACCAACTGTAGCAAAATCACGTCCACGAgggcacgatttcacaatttcttctcaaatagcatcttggtagaagcgattttatactatttgctcagaaacgtcaaaaaattatttcttacatgacctactgtagcgaaatcgcgtccatgAGGGCgtgatttcacaatttcttctcaaatagcatcatGGTataagcgattttatactatttcacCAGAAACATcaactcaaaataatttattcCGGGACCTAAAAAGcctgaaccctaaaccctaaaagccaaaaaaaccaaACGTGAAAACAACGTCAAAATCGCGTCCCCCGGAACGCGCTACGTGGCAGGACATCGCGTTGACGTGGACACGATTTCCCGAAAAAttgaccattccggtaaataatcaaaaaatcgggctatttcggtaaattttgaaaaaatggctttttttggtaaattgcccGAATCAGGTTGTGTATATTCAAAAGTAATTCCAATatttaatatatcaaaaacaattatttttataacaccccttacccgtatccgtcgccggaatagggtgcgaggcattaccaaaacacatacacttgtaaacgtatttaaccgtattataaaatttcatctaaattaaaactttcaaatttttaacatgcttttataattcttcacaatatatcctctaaatattatattcataataaatatggCCTACGAGACCCGGTTTATATTCATGCAATTCACAAGTCTTaacaattcaatgcttcatttccatttacttctcatacaattcaatatcattaagttcaattctaatacgtatttaccatttaactcaacatttatcgattatgaTCGAATATATGACCgatttatacacaagtcattcatatattttctaattttcctcctcctcctctccattccacatccatAATGTATATAACAATCTTAAATAACATTAactatattttcactatttacttataagtAAATTCAAATCTgtctatccgagtcagagtcaccaaattatttatatcttgagttacgaaactccaaattaagatctgtaaattttatctgaagctagactcacatatcttcttaccataaatttttcagaatttttggtttatccaataagtacagtttattctttaaagtttcccctgtttcactgttcaaTAGTTCCAAcccttattcactaaaaattaattatctcatggtacagaattcggatgatgtttccgtttgtttattatgaaaatagactcaataaagattctaagcatataaattataattcataattatttttgtacaaattttaatgattttacaaagtcagaacagggaaaccTGAATTCATTAtgatcttgtctcacaaaacctattatatctcatgatttacaattctattgcttacaccgtttcttttatgagaaactagactcaataagctttaatttcatattttattcatcctctaattcaatttctacaatttatgatgatttttcaaagttaacctatggcagctgtccaaactgtttttgtgcataatgttaattaccatttttccctaagctttcaataaacgataatttcatccctgctcaattagcctctcaattgagctgatttttctcaattaacacattATTCCATCACtctaaactactttataacctttggaaatcaaaattttagcactagactttaattccaaactttttcacaattaggtcctacaaatcaatttctatcgaaattacctaataaaatcatctcataaacaaattaaagcttcaatttcatgctatttcatcacaAACTTAcaacacatattcatagcaactttcaatttcattcataaaatcaaaaactaatgaattcaacaagtggatctagttgtaaaagtcacaaaaacacaaaaaatttaagaaataatcaagaattgaacttacatgattcaaatatatgaaaaaccagcttggaGGGACCCTTCAATGACGTTTTTTGCTGAGATATATGAAGAATTGACTAGAAACTCTTTTGgttaagatttttatttgttaacttttgcaaaattcccaattttgcccttattacaTCACTTTTCCAGATTTTTCTTCTCTTATGCCGTCTCAACTATTCCATATTGGCATATTTATTCCTTAAGTCCCTCCTTATTtaccacttaagctatttaatcacttttaacaaattttacattattttcattttagtcctttttaattaattaaccacccaaacgttagaattttctaacgaaactttaataccaactcaatgacactctataaatatttctaaaaacaTTTATGGCTTGATTTATGAGTTTGAAGTtttaatacctcattttcaattctaattattttaatatttattcctagtacactattcactatttcaaaaattttcctaacttcacatttaatttaacttatactcactgaattaataatattttctactcatttgtcagatttagtgatctcgaatcaccattccgacaccactgaaaattccattacaatttcatttttcctcgttggatttgtggtcctgaaaccactgttccgactagacccaaaattgagctgttacaatTTTTTTAGAATCTAACTTTCCCAACATGATAATGCGATTCTATGATAAAAGATGGGAAAAGTTGATAGTGTGGAAAGATAAAAAGATTTTAAAGACAAATTTAatcctattttattttgatttagggtATTAATCTATtaattgtaaataaaataaagattattaCCTCATTTTCTCTACCAATTAGGGGTGATAGTTGAGCAAGGCGGGAGTTAACATTGTTAAATCCATCACCACTCTACAATTGTCATACTCTACTCCATTATTCACCCTAATTTATTATGGAAGCAAAATCTTGAAAACCACTATCATCTCTATTGGATACATCCATCCTCACCCCGATTCGCTccacttcaatttaatttttgttacttatctttaatatttttattttttaatatcaagtaaatatttaaacataattcttcaaaagacatttaaatataaaatatgttacttttttttctatattacgttattacatttttactattttaatagtttatataaacaaaaataatatgataatttCATATATTGAAGCAGGCACTATTCCAAAAAAAAACTGATCCCTATTACTAACTCTCTtgttatttcaattaaattttagaaagttttttttttaattttattttcgatATGTATATTTAATCAAGTTACATCTTTTAAGTCTCTTTCCTCCTTCTCTAATCCAAATCCCTTTCATGTACAAATCTAAATGATGCACGGGCAGCTACCCAATCTTATCTTGGAGAGCTGTCACTTATGTAAGGCATCTACAAGTAATTGCTTTTGATGGAAATCCTTGTCTTTTTGGAGGCGTTGAATTTGACTTtgatataatttaagattttattaggttagaaaatatatataaatttaaatagcaaaacaagattaaaatttaaaaaaatacaaatatcatAACAGTATTTTACAAACCTCAACTTCAATTACAGAAAAAAAAAGTCATTGAAATTAAGCTAATTAAGTATACTCAGGTATTCTCATTCCACATGTGaaaataatttggattaaaatccTCAATTATGGACACATATGTATAATGTATAATAAAGTGTGATACAAAATTAAGTGACTAATATTATGTTCTAAGTATCATAGGTATTAAAGTGTCATAAAAATAATATGTAGATACCATaagttaaatttataatttgatgagGGGTCAAATCATAAATacccaaaattgatttaataataagtTATTTAAAGTAGTAGTGGTCCCTAATAAATAGGTTATCTCATACATCTTTTCTATCCACATCACATAGTTATACAAAAAGAGAAACTATTTTcttgaaagataaaaaaaaaaaaccttatggATAATTTCTAGTAATAGATTCAAGTACACTTCCCATCTAATAGTTTGCTATGATTAAATATTTATGTCAACAATGatacaaaatttgatttaaagtttggttaaattttggttttgtattttACTCTAAAAATTTGGAAATCGTAACGCtcagaaattttagttttgacctTTGATTATTATgagaattttaaatttgaatattgaaactTAGTTGAAGTAATGAGTTGCCAAAATGACCTCTGTTGttcaaaatattttgtttttaaatataaaatgttgtGTGCATGTAGCTTAAGCTACTTTAATATTGATCGACCCAAATGAaagttaatatttaacaaaattacatgtGCAACTGTGATAATAAACATGTGACAATTATTCAGTTTTACATATGAGTAATAAATTGGCCCAAGGAAGATTTATTGTTTAACATGTTTTTTATTGTCAGTCTTTGATTACtacaataaaatatcatttacaagttaatatttttgtccaaagatgaaattaagagaaatactttgaaacaaataaattcatatattggctttaagttttaattaaggatgtctaatattttaaatagattagttggaACAAAATATCATTAAAGTGACTTCTGTTACTAGATTAGTTTgtttaaaatatcaagatgattatacATATTTatgattcatgcgtttattaattgacccaaaggtaaatCAATATTTGGAAAAATTTAAATGACATctatggtgataaatgtgtgacaattataaagTACTCTATGTGAATAAtatgttagtccaaagattaatttattgtttggtataatttattgtcaatgtttgattgttACAACAATAGTATCacttactattaatattattgtccaaatacttgatattaatgttgtattTGGTATATTGAGATGGAATTAAtcattattttgaatatattgtttacttatgaatatcgatgtgagcttgtttttatttattgattttgttCTATACTCAGCTAGTTCATCTTCTACTGCCGCAATATCTGCTAATATCAATTCTATGCCCATGCTTAATTGGACCGATTTCAAGGAATGAAAAAGGAACATACTTATAGTGTTTGGCTATATGGACATAAACCTtacactaagggaagaacaacctgcACCTCTCACTACATCAAGCATCCTTGATGTTAAAAaggattttgagaggtgggatcgttcaaaccacatgagtctaatgatcatgaagcacAACATTCCAAAAGCCTTTGGGGGCACAAAATCTGAAGAGATTACTCAGACCAAGAGTTTTCTTGACGAAATTGAGAAATGTTTTGCCAAAAATGATAAGGTTGAAATGACATCACTTCTGATTTCTTTTATGTCTATGAATTATAAGGGTCAAAGAAATGTGATGGAGTACATTATGGAGATTTTTGTATTGCTTCAAGACTTAAGACACTTAAGATCGAGCTTTCTGAGGAATTACTTGTTCTTATGATTTTGGTATTGCTTCCTacacaatttaaccaatttaaactTGGTTGCATCTGTCAAAAGGATAAATGGACTCCTAATGAGTTCATTTCTCACTGTGTGcaagaagaagaaaggttgaaacaTGATAAGTCTGAAAGTGCTCATTTGGTTAGTGACTCTAAAAATAGCAGCTTACATTCTAAATAGAGTACCCATTACAGCAACTGCAAAAAAAAATTACGAGCTTTGGACAAGTCAAAAGCATAATCTAAAACACTTTCACATTTAGGGATGTCCAACTGAGGCAAGGCTTTACAGgccaaatgaaaagaaatttgactCCAAAATAGTGAGTAGCTACTTTATTAGTTATTCTGAGCGGTCTAAGGGATAtaagttttatgatcccacaattaggaatatttttgagacaggaactgcaacattttttgaggatgttgaggTTGGAGGGAGAAATAATGTTAGAAAcattgcttttgaggaggaattgTATTCTAACTCATTTCCTACTTTCACTTTTAATGACGTTCAGGTTCTCATACCTAATGATCAAGAAATGAATCCATAACCTCAACAAGACAATATTGAACAACTCTCTATTCAATATGAGGTAATTGTTCTAGATAAATAAACTCAACAACCTTAAAAACAAGTGCCATTAAAATGGTGCTCCCAGTCGACATATGAGAAGGATAACTATCAATTACAAGTATATTATCTCTTAATTTGCTACACTTCAGCAAAGATGTGGGACGAAACTTGACTATTACATACCAACCTTATTAGAAGAGTGTTTTCACATTGTTCTTCCACCTTTTgatattaagaaattttaaaatggttggTCTAGACAGCCCTTACTACTTACAATATATAAGTTCATACACTGTCAATGAAGGACATTAAAATActtcattaataaataaaataaaataatataatatttgattCACCAACAATACATAAATCAAAAGTGAATAACCAAGAGGTCTCTATTATAAGGATTTGATCAAATTAGTCTCTATGTtatttaaaagaaatcaaataaggTAAAATTAGAATAGAATGAACATTTACTATTTCGAAAATATAATTTACGGTTTAACAAAGTTAACATTTTTAAggtttgggtaaattacaccattagTTACTAAACTACGAATAAGTTTTCAtttcacttaaataaaaaaagttacaaattgatTACTAAAATTttcgaaattattattttttgtcatCTGATTGTTGAGTGACACTTTTTTAATCTTTAGTTTTTATACTTGTTGTCAATTTGACCTTGACTATAtcgaaaatgataaaaaataaaattcattttaaaaaatttagaaattctaaaaatataaaaaaaagtagataaaaaattcaaaaacaaagtgagagaaaataaggaaaaaatatttttaaaccctttaatttttctttttgcattATATGTACAAAAATATCTAATACACAttcattaaaaacatataaaaaaacatttagcAAAATTATTGATTATCTATTTTTTACCTCTTATTTTCTTGACATAGcttttttgttataaaaaaataaaaaattcataatatatatatttttacaatttagttttgaaaagtaatttaaataaattgagtCTGAAAAAAGTTTTAGTATATTTTGTAATCTttgctaaaaaaaaaaagggcagCACCAAAATTGATTTTATAAGATTTATAATAGTTGATTTTTTTAGTGGCATAGAACTTGACTTTAAAATATTACTAATTTAGTTTCGATATACTAATTTGGTTTCAAGAAATGTTGAAGAAAcatgtaatattaaaaaaaaatattattggatTCTATTAAATgtcaattttctttatttcccTTACATATTAGTTCTCAACAACAACATTTTcgacattttatttttctagaatatctatacagaaatttttttataatttttatatagaattagagtcaaattgatagaatataaaGTTCGaggattaaaattgttattataccaacAAAAAAGTGTCACATAATAGTCGGGTGACTagaattcttttttaaatttagtgatcaaatataaatttttttagttacgTAATCAAAGTGGAAACTTacccataatttagtgactaatggtgtagtttccccttaaagtttttatggttttgtaaatgaaatgaaatattttgtttggaattgaactacgattaaaacaaataattttcaagacatttttatataataaattttaattctattacAATTTAgacttatttgaattttttaatagaataaagAACTAAATTGATCTATTCAAtgataaagggactaaattgattaagttCTTATAGTATAAGGACCTCTCAACTACTTTAACCCATAATCAAACATAAAAGATGAATTTCTAGTTATTTCCCATCCATTACCCGCCAATAGCATTCATGATTGAAACTCATTACTCCTCACGAGTCAATAAAAGACAACAAAATTCCTAAACAAATATCTCTCTTTGCCCCCATGGCTCTCTCCTCTGCTTCAGTCTTCACCCATCCACTCGCCATCTCCACTCTCACGCGCCGCCCTTTAGGTGTTTCTCTCCGCTACCACCGTCTTCATCATCATCGTTCCCCTACTTTTGCTACTTTAAGCTCTTCTTCTCAACCACCCTCATCAACAGCAGTAACTCCTCCTCCTACTTCAGCCAGCGAAAATACTTTGTTGTCTCAAACTCATCAACACCCAAACCCAGGCAGCTTTAACTATGCGTTAGCCAATCCTAAAGGCGACTCATTACTTGGTATTGCTCGTTCCACCGAATCCAACATCGAAAAGGTATTTATTTAACTTCAGTGTTtgccctcttttttctttttttctttcttttttttatgaaaGTTCAGCTCTTAACCCATATCCTCAATTCTGTTTGAATTTCCCCCTGTTGacataaattgttttttttttccgaaGCTTATGCTATAATTCGTGATCTACAGGTAATCTTTGACTTCCGTTTCTTAGCACTTTTTGCCGTTGGAGGTTCGTTGGCTGGTTCACTGTTATGCTTTCTAAATGTACTTTCTAATTCCCTGCATTAGCAAATATTTTGTTCTTGTTTTAAAGCTAAAAACATGTTTTGTGTAActgataatatatattaatgtaataattAGTGAGATTTTGCAGGGTTGTGTTTACATTTTTGAAGCGTACAAGGTCTATTGGACAGGCTGTGTTAAAGGGATTCACACAGGGAATATGGTTTTACGATTGGTTGAAGCCATTGGTAACTTCTTCTAAAACTTAATTGAAACCATTTACATATTTAATCCTTGCTTAATCATATATCAGTATTCTTTGATATTGAGTACCTTTATTTCAACTTACATATTTATTGATTTGGAAGCTAAGTATCAAATTGTAAATGAAAAACAATATAGGAATAGCGGCAAAAAGGAAGTGATCTATGTTAATCAATGTGTATGAATGTTGCAGATGTTTATCTTGCTGGAACAGTGATGTTAATATTTGGTATGGGATTGTATGGATTATTCATCAGTAACTTGAACCCGGAATTGCCTGCCGATGTCGATCGTGCCCTTAAAGGCTCGTCATTGTTCGGAATGTTTGCTATGAAGGTAACAAACACGCTCAAAGTCATTAATCATTGGTCTTGAAAAAAAGTCTGAAAAGTCAATAACCATTGCAGGAGAGGCCAAAATGGATGAAAATAAGTTCACTGGATGAACTGAAGACAAAAGTGGGACATGTTATAGTGATGATTCTATTGGTGAAGATGTTTGAAAGAAGCAAAATGGTGGCCATAAACACTGGCATGGATCTCCTTAGTTATGCTATCTGTATTTTCCTCTCTTCTGCTTCTTTGTACATCCTTCATCATCTTCACAAGCCTGAATAGTTCCATCACTCCCTCTCCTCTCACTTTCTATATACATGTAGACACTATTTTCTACACGTCAAACTGTTACTTTGTGGGATTTGTAGAGAGTAACACATGCACTACTTGGTTGATATTAATAAGAGAATTTGAgtccttaatttttatttatttataaaatgcatAGAATATCTATAATCTCACCTCTACtcttaaatagaaagataaagGTACTTGAGCACGCTTAAACTCGTGATCTTGTACTAGCAACAATATCAATATTAACCAAACTAATAC
This region includes:
- the LOC121225137 gene encoding uncharacterized protein isoform X2 — translated: MALSSASVFTHPLAISTLTRRPLGVSLRYHRLHHHRSPTFATLSSSSQPPSSTAVTPPPTSASENTLLSQTHQHPNPGSFNYALANPKGDSLLGIARSTESNIEKGCVYIFEAYKVYWTGCVKGIHTGNMVLRLVEAIDVYLAGTVMLIFGMGLYGLFISNLNPELPADVDRALKGSSLFGMFAMKERPKWMKISSLDELKTKVGHVIVMILLVKMFERSKMVAINTGMDLLSYAICIFLSSASLYILHHLHKPE
- the LOC121225137 gene encoding uncharacterized protein isoform X1; this encodes MALSSASVFTHPLAISTLTRRPLGVSLRYHRLHHHRSPTFATLSSSSQPPSSTAVTPPPTSASENTLLSQTHQHPNPGSFNYALANPKGDSLLGIARSTESNIEKVIFDFRFLALFAVGGSLAGSLLCFLNGCVYIFEAYKVYWTGCVKGIHTGNMVLRLVEAIDVYLAGTVMLIFGMGLYGLFISNLNPELPADVDRALKGSSLFGMFAMKERPKWMKISSLDELKTKVGHVIVMILLVKMFERSKMVAINTGMDLLSYAICIFLSSASLYILHHLHKPE